In Hyphomicrobium denitrificans 1NES1, the genomic stretch CGCCTGGGCTCCGGTTCCTGAGCGCTACAGGGAGCTGGGTTCTGTCGAGTTCGCTAAATTGCTGATCGAGAAGGCCGATGTTGCGGTTTCACCGGGCGTTGGCTTCGGTGAGCATGGCGAAGGCTTCATTCGCATCGCGCTTGTCGAGAACGAGCAGCGCATTCGCCAGGCCGCACGATCGATAAAGAAGCTATTCTCGGAAACGAGCCGATCCGAGCATCGAGAAACCCGCCCTCAGAAATCCGCCACACGATAGTCAGCGAGCAATGGAACCCCTTACACTCGGTATAGCCGGAGTTGGCACGGTCGGTGGTGGCCTGCTGGAGCTTCTGACCACGAACGGCGCGCATTTTGCGAACATCGTCGGGCGCGAAATCCGCGTGACCGGCGTTTCGGCGCGCAGCCGCGACAAGCTCAGGGGAGTCGCGATCGGCGGTTTCCAGTGGTTCGACGATCCGGTGGCGCTGGCGAAGGACCCGTCAAACAACGTGTTCATCGAATTGATCGGTGGCGAGGACGGCGTGGCCAAGGCGGCGGTCGAGGCCGCGCTTCAGGCAAAGAAACATGTCGTGACCGCCAATAAAGCTCTGCTTGCAAAGCACGGGATCGAACTGGCGCGGCTTGCCGAGAAGAACGGCGTTGCGTTGAACTTCGAGGCAGCCGTCGCAGGCGGCATTCCGATCATCAAGACGCTGCGCGAAGCGCTGGGCGCGAACCGCGTCCGGCGCGTCTACGGTATTTTGAATGGCACCTGCAACTTTATCCTGACGCAAATGCAGAGCGAGAACCGTCCATTCGCGGAGGTTCTGAAGGAAGCGCAGGCGCTCGGATACGCGGAGGCCGATCCGACGTTCGACATCGGCGGCTTCGATTCAGCGCACAAGCTCGCACTGCTCACGAGTCTCGCTTTTGGGACGAAGGTCGCCTTCGACCAGATCCACGTCGAGGGCATCCAGACGATCACGGAAGCCGACATCGAAGCCGCCGACAGCCTCGGTTACCGCATCAAGCTGTTGGGCGTTGCGGCCGAAACGGAGACTGGCATCGAGGCACGGGTATCGCCGGCTCTCGTCCTTAAAGATTCGGCCATTGCGGAAGTCTCAGGCGTCACCAATGCCATCGCCATCGAGGGCGATTTCTCGGGCAGCATTCTGCTCGTCGGGGCGGGAGCGGGTGCCAAGCCGACGGCATCTGCAGTCGCCGGTGATATTCTCGATATCGCACGCGGCTTGATCGTGCCGCCGTTCGTTACGCCTGTCGCAAAGCTCAAGCCGCATAAGCGTGCCAAGCTCGACCGGCATTACGGGTCCTACTACGTCCGGCTGGCACTCTACGATAAGCCGGGCGCCATGGCCGCGGTCGCCAAGAGCATGGGCGACCAGGGCATCTCGCTCGAGAGCATCGTGCAGCATCGGCCGCAGACTCTGCATGCGCCGCGCACCGCTCCGCAGCGGTCCAAGGACAAGGCACAGCCGGTGATCATCATTACGCATGAGACGACCGAAGAAGCGATGCGCAAGGCGCTGGCGGCGATCGAGAAGGACGGCAACGTCACCGAGACCCCGCAGATGATCCGCATCGAAGAACTGTAGAATTTGAGATTCTGAGCATTGGCCAACATATGGTCCGGAAGGATGAGGATATGAGCAAGGCGGAGCAATCGAACGGGGTGCACGGTCCGGGACTGGAGCGCATCCTGGTGCTGGAATTGGCGCGCGTAACGGAAGCTGCGGCGATTGCGGCGGCCCATCTTCGCGGACGTGGCAACGAAAAGGCCGCCGACAAGGCTGCCGTCGATGCGATGCGCAAGGAGCTCGGCCGTGTCGAGATCCAGGGCACCGTCGTCATCGGCGAAGGTGAAATGGATGAAGCGCCGATGCTCTACATCGGCGAGAAGGTCGGCACCGGCGAAGGACCGGAGGTCGATATCGCGGTCGATCCGCTCGAAGGGACGACGATCTGCGCCAAGGCGATGCCGAACGCGCTCGCGGTGCTTGCCATAGCCGAGCGTGGCGGCTTCCTGCATGCGCCGGACATGTACATGAACAAGATCGCGGTTGGGCCCGGATATCCGGAAGGTGTCGTCGATCTCGATGCGACGCCTGGTGACAATCTCCAAGCTTTGGCCAAGGCCAAAGGCGTGCCGATCAACGAGATCATGGCCTGCATTCTCGACCGTCCGCGGCATGC encodes the following:
- a CDS encoding homoserine dehydrogenase: MEPLTLGIAGVGTVGGGLLELLTTNGAHFANIVGREIRVTGVSARSRDKLRGVAIGGFQWFDDPVALAKDPSNNVFIELIGGEDGVAKAAVEAALQAKKHVVTANKALLAKHGIELARLAEKNGVALNFEAAVAGGIPIIKTLREALGANRVRRVYGILNGTCNFILTQMQSENRPFAEVLKEAQALGYAEADPTFDIGGFDSAHKLALLTSLAFGTKVAFDQIHVEGIQTITEADIEAADSLGYRIKLLGVAAETETGIEARVSPALVLKDSAIAEVSGVTNAIAIEGDFSGSILLVGAGAGAKPTASAVAGDILDIARGLIVPPFVTPVAKLKPHKRAKLDRHYGSYYVRLALYDKPGAMAAVAKSMGDQGISLESIVQHRPQTLHAPRTAPQRSKDKAQPVIIITHETTEEAMRKALAAIEKDGNVTETPQMIRIEEL
- the glpX gene encoding class II fructose-bisphosphatase, which encodes MSKAEQSNGVHGPGLERILVLELARVTEAAAIAAAHLRGRGNEKAADKAAVDAMRKELGRVEIQGTVVIGEGEMDEAPMLYIGEKVGTGEGPEVDIAVDPLEGTTICAKAMPNALAVLAIAERGGFLHAPDMYMNKIAVGPGYPEGVVDLDATPGDNLQALAKAKGVPINEIMACILDRPRHAELIRAVREVGAGVQLIPDGDIAGVIWTTDPKETGIDIYMGSGGAPEGVLAAAALRCIGGQIQGRLMPMKDEERIRAEKMGITDINRKFKLEDMASADVVFSATGVTDGSLLKGVRIRGDFAETETVVMRSKTGTVRRIKSTVRNVGARFI